One window of Trinickia caryophylli genomic DNA carries:
- a CDS encoding glycosyltransferase family 4 protein: protein MRILHLVLAPRLSGAEVLAKELAVHQRGEGHDVCVASLLPQHDDFAHLRGELAASQVPCRFPRKRHTMAGKLWHLYQVVRGTRPDVIFAHATIPAFYARALPIAAPIVYVMHSATNDFQRRLFRRVERILSARARAVIGVSSTNVDDYVATVGPHPLMIVIPNGVDLARFRHPDGDADAHASRADGLPRAQEIVQIGRYTAVKNQLQTVRAFSQVMRRVDHARLVLCGVIEDPAYHAAVIALVEALGIGGSVVIEGPRSDVSRMLSQASVFAMPSHSEAHSIAFLEALASGIPVVASRIAPFSFARDFPGVQLVDTDDTSAYADALVKALGQARVLRELKGLTLQDSAERYLAVARQIIR, encoded by the coding sequence ATGCGCATTCTTCATCTCGTGCTCGCACCGCGCCTGTCGGGTGCCGAGGTGCTCGCCAAGGAGCTTGCCGTTCATCAGCGTGGCGAAGGCCACGACGTGTGCGTGGCATCGCTGTTGCCGCAGCACGACGATTTCGCGCATCTGCGCGGCGAGCTGGCCGCGAGCCAGGTGCCGTGCCGGTTTCCGCGCAAGCGCCATACCATGGCCGGCAAGCTCTGGCACCTCTATCAGGTCGTGCGCGGCACGCGCCCCGACGTCATCTTCGCGCATGCGACGATCCCCGCGTTCTATGCGCGCGCGTTGCCCATTGCCGCGCCGATCGTCTACGTCATGCACTCGGCCACGAACGACTTCCAGCGGCGGCTTTTCCGGCGCGTCGAGCGCATTCTGTCGGCACGTGCCCGCGCCGTGATCGGCGTGTCGTCCACGAACGTCGACGATTACGTGGCGACCGTGGGCCCGCATCCGCTCATGATCGTGATTCCCAACGGCGTGGATCTGGCGCGTTTCCGGCACCCGGATGGTGATGCCGATGCGCACGCCAGCCGTGCGGATGGCTTGCCGCGCGCGCAGGAGATCGTGCAGATCGGGCGTTACACGGCGGTGAAGAACCAGTTGCAGACAGTGCGCGCGTTTTCGCAAGTGATGCGTCGCGTCGATCATGCGCGCCTCGTGCTGTGCGGCGTGATCGAAGACCCGGCTTACCACGCCGCTGTGATCGCGCTCGTCGAAGCGCTCGGGATCGGCGGCAGCGTCGTCATCGAAGGTCCGCGCAGCGACGTGTCGCGCATGCTCTCGCAAGCGAGTGTGTTCGCGATGCCGTCGCACTCGGAGGCTCATAGCATCGCGTTCCTCGAAGCGCTGGCCTCGGGCATCCCGGTCGTGGCGAGCCGTATTGCGCCGTTTTCCTTCGCAAGAGATTTCCCCGGCGTGCAACTCGTCGATACCGACGATACGTCGGCTTATGCCGATGCACTCGTCAAGGCGTTGGGCCAGGCGCGCGTGCTGCGCGAACTGAAGGGGCTCACGCTTCAGGACTCCGCCGAGCGCTATCTCGCCGTAGCCCGGCAGATCATTCGATAA